In Candidatus Desulfofervidus auxilii, one genomic interval encodes:
- a CDS encoding GYD domain-containing protein, producing MATFFMFGKYSSEALKEISAERTEKAMEIFKNLGGEVKSMYALLGDYDLVFIVELPGIEQAMRASVALSKMSGISFRTSPAITVAEFDKLIT from the coding sequence ATGGCCACTTTTTTTATGTTCGGCAAATACTCGTCAGAGGCATTAAAGGAAATTAGTGCAGAACGGACAGAGAAGGCAATGGAGATATTTAAAAATCTAGGCGGTGAAGTAAAATCCATGTATGCCTTACTTGGGGATTACGATTTGGTATTTATTGTAGAATTACCAGGAATTGAACAGGCTATGCGGGCTTCTGTGGCCTTAAGCAAAATGTCAGGTATTTCGTTCAGAACATCCCCAGCTATAACGGTAGCGGAATTTGATAAGTTAATCACATAA
- the sixA gene encoding phosphohistidine phosphatase SixA gives MRIYMMQHGQALPKEKDPERGLSEEGMRQINLSAKAIHNMGVKIDVICSSPKKRARQTAEIVAKELNYPIEKIEISSVFKPLSPPADAISYLQSFTDKTSIFIAGHLPSLAEIASELLSEGPIFIQFQMGGLCEIEVEELPTHQGKLISFLTPEQLALIAK, from the coding sequence ATGAGAATTTATATGATGCAACACGGACAAGCTCTTCCTAAAGAGAAAGACCCTGAAAGGGGACTTTCAGAAGAAGGGATGAGGCAAATTAATTTAAGTGCTAAGGCAATTCACAATATGGGAGTGAAAATAGATGTTATTTGTTCTAGTCCTAAAAAACGTGCCAGGCAAACGGCTGAAATAGTAGCTAAAGAGCTAAATTATCCCATAGAAAAAATTGAGATTAGTTCAGTATTTAAGCCCCTTTCACCCCCTGCTGATGCTATTTCCTATCTGCAGTCCTTTACAGATAAAACATCTATTTTTATTGCAGGGCATTTACCCTCTCTGGCAGAAATAGCCTCAGAACTTTTGAGTGAGGGACCTATTTTTATTCAGTTTCAGATGGGTGGTCTCTGTGAGATAGAAGTAGAGGAACTACCCACCCATCAAGGGAAATTAATAAGTTTTTTAACTCCTGAACAACTGGCTTTAATAGCAAAATAG
- the gspE gene encoding type II secretion system ATPase GspE, with protein sequence MNQQPFNEYLLSHLKISSEEKARLLAEVQQAKLSLPRILQKEGLAEERQLSRLMADYFGLPFLERKDYPQKPLILEKISIGFLKRHCILPLEQNKDEVIIVISDPFDLSLMNTIKQYFNSAKVKFCIGLPSEIKDAIDRLYGDQTEEIQNAMGEAEAETFELEEENLRDMALEAPIVRLVNMIINRAVEMRSSDVHFEPFEKEFKVRYRIDGILHEMETPPKRLQPAIISRVKLMAGMNIAERRLPQDGRIKLRLGGKEVDIRVSTLPTIFGESVVLRLLYQETEELELESLGLTERDMNLLQEKIYYPNGIILVTGPTGSGKTTTLYAVLKKIKSPEKKIITVEDPVEYQIEGINQIQVRADLDLTFAKALRSIVRQDPDVILIGEIRDLETAEIAIQSALTGHLVFSTLHTNDAPTAITRLIDLQVEPYLISASLLLVVAQRLVRVLCPHCKVPFKPDKAIIKRIKTYFSSEAAEMIELDRKDITFYKSVGCPECGHTGYLGRAGLFEIMEVTDSIRSLIIEGADTDHIRKEAIKEGMATMRLDGLNKVISGITTIEEVLRVTKL encoded by the coding sequence ATGAATCAGCAACCATTTAATGAATATCTTCTTTCTCATTTAAAAATAAGCTCAGAAGAAAAAGCCAGGCTTTTAGCTGAAGTTCAGCAGGCAAAGTTATCTCTTCCTAGAATTTTACAAAAAGAAGGTTTAGCAGAAGAAAGACAATTATCACGATTAATGGCTGATTATTTTGGTTTGCCTTTTCTTGAAAGAAAGGATTATCCTCAGAAACCTTTAATCCTGGAAAAAATCTCTATTGGATTTTTAAAAAGGCACTGTATTTTGCCCTTAGAACAGAATAAAGATGAAGTAATAATAGTGATTAGTGACCCTTTTGACCTTTCTCTCATGAATACCATCAAGCAATATTTCAATTCTGCCAAAGTAAAATTTTGTATAGGTTTGCCCAGTGAGATAAAAGACGCCATTGACCGTTTATATGGTGATCAAACTGAGGAAATTCAAAACGCCATGGGAGAAGCTGAAGCGGAGACATTTGAATTAGAAGAAGAAAATCTACGGGATATGGCCCTTGAAGCCCCTATTGTGCGGTTAGTGAATATGATAATCAACCGGGCAGTGGAAATGCGTTCTTCGGATGTTCATTTTGAGCCTTTTGAGAAAGAATTCAAGGTGCGTTATAGAATTGATGGCATCTTGCACGAGATGGAAACCCCACCCAAGCGATTACAACCGGCTATTATTTCTAGGGTAAAGCTGATGGCTGGTATGAATATTGCGGAAAGGCGTCTTCCCCAAGATGGACGAATAAAATTACGTTTGGGGGGAAAGGAGGTAGACATTCGTGTTTCCACCTTACCTACAATTTTTGGTGAAAGTGTAGTGTTAAGGTTACTTTACCAAGAGACAGAAGAATTAGAATTAGAATCTTTGGGCCTGACTGAACGTGATATGAACCTTTTACAGGAAAAGATTTATTATCCCAATGGTATCATTTTAGTCACCGGACCTACAGGTTCTGGGAAAACTACTACTTTGTATGCGGTTTTAAAAAAGATTAAGTCTCCAGAAAAGAAAATTATCACCGTGGAAGACCCAGTAGAATATCAAATTGAAGGTATTAATCAAATTCAAGTTAGGGCTGATTTAGATTTGACTTTTGCCAAGGCTTTAAGGTCTATTGTTAGGCAAGACCCAGATGTAATTCTTATTGGAGAAATCAGAGATTTAGAAACAGCGGAAATTGCTATTCAATCTGCCCTTACGGGACATTTGGTTTTTTCTACCCTTCACACCAATGATGCTCCTACAGCTATTACCCGTTTGATAGACCTTCAAGTAGAACCTTATCTGATATCTGCTTCTTTGCTTTTAGTAGTGGCTCAAAGATTGGTGAGAGTGCTCTGTCCTCACTGTAAAGTCCCATTTAAACCAGATAAGGCCATTATTAAACGCATAAAGACTTATTTTTCCTCAGAAGCTGCTGAAATGATAGAATTAGACAGAAAAGATATAACATTCTATAAGAGTGTAGGATGTCCTGAATGTGGACATACTGGTTACTTGGGTAGGGCTGGTTTATTTGAAATTATGGAGGTAACAGATAGTATTCGCTCTTTAATCATTGAAGGGGCAGACACGGACCATATCAGAAAAGAAGCCATAAAGGAAGGTATGGCCACCATGCGGTTAGATGGCTTAAATAAGGTGATTAGTGGTATTACTACTATAGAAGAGGTTCTTAGAGTAACAAAACTATAA